Part of the Melopsittacus undulatus isolate bMelUnd1 chromosome Z, bMelUnd1.mat.Z, whole genome shotgun sequence genome is shown below.
TGCCTTAACAGGGAACAAGGTTTTTATCCTCAAAGGAATATGCAATTATATAAAGCATCATTTATTTAATGATAAAGAACACATGATATCAAATGTGCTAATAAAAAATTTTAACGTTGATTAATGACTTTTATCATTATGTGGTATTTATGCAGAATTTCACACCATGAAATGTTGTAATAAAACATCATACCTGAACCGACGGTAGACCTTCTTCAGGTGCCTCATGCGACCAGTACCAGTGGTGTTACGTCTTTTAGCCTTTGCACTCCAGTTATCTAAAACATAGAAGCTACTGTCACTCTTTTGCACCCATTAAGCTGCACATTACATTTGTGTAACACAATTATCCTTATCTGTCAGAAAAAGAGTAATTATAAAGTCAATTTCTGTGCAGTAATACTGCACGTTAACTAAAATACAAGTAATCAGCATTAGTTTAATAAACTCCAAACACTGAGGGATGATACAGTATTCCTCCTGATCAGGAGAAACCCAGACTACTGAGAAAGCCACGTAAGTGCAAATTTCTAAATTAAAGTCAGCGTGCTACTTACACTTTCTCTTACGCTTAGCAGGGTAACCACATTTTCCACAAGTAGATTTCTGCAGATGGTATGCCTTGGACCCACATCGGCGACACAAGGTGTGAGTCTTATTTCGCCGCTTACCAAATGACGATGTACCCTTCGtctgaaaagcatttcaagACATGGCATGTTGCAAATACCACCAGCAGTCATGCATCTACACAAGCTCTTCTAAAAACCAGAGTGCAATAATCACGTCAGCAGCACACTGAACTCTGAAGCACCAGCTCAGTTTCGCCTATAGGTAGCCTCCATTTCTAGAAATCTCTTCCTTATGCCTCCCGCTGCCATTCATTATGCCCTCCCCTCGGCCGCCCATATTCTGAAGTAACACTGAGCTGTTATTTCCAGCTGCCTTCCTGTCACCCCCAAGCTCATCACTAGCGAGCAAGAAACTGTTTTTCCTTGAAGAACGGCGATCTCCCCCTGCAGACCCGCCGCACACTCACAAGAGGCTCTGCCCACCGAACCCCCTCGTTACGATACCGAGCAGCATGCACCCAGATTCCGCAGGAGACCCCAGCGGCGCTCGGGCGGCTGCAGGGCCCCGCCACCGCCTTCCCGCCCGAATGAGCCGCCCCgctccccagcagcagtggcacCGCGGCCCGCTGCCAGGCTCTCAGGCCCCGGCTCCGCCAAGCCCGCCCCCTCTCAGCGCTCCGCCGCCAAACCCCGCCGCAGCAAACCGCAAGGGCGGCCCGAACATCAGAGGCCGCCCGCAGCCCCGCGAGGCCCGACAAAGAGGCGATGGCAACGGATGCTCGGCGCCCGCGCCATAACGCTCACCATCTTGCCTGGCCACCAGCACCAAAGAGACCAAACCCCCTTCGCTTCCGCTAGAGTCCGATTACTGCTTCCGGAGGCGGGGCGGTTGCGCGCGGCTGTGTTAGTGTTGCTGCGGCCTGGCTGTGGGCGGGCTTCATCTCCCTGGTACCCGCGTGGGCCTGGCTAGGCCTCATGACGGGGACTGATCCCCGTCACGATCGTTGCACGCCTTAGTGTCGCGGTGAGGCCTGGGCGGCTCGGGAGCGGAAGCTCCTTTGCGGTGTGCGAGGCCATGGGCCTCGTAGTAGTAGCCGAGAGGGTCTGTGTAAATATATATCTGCCTGGTAAAGAGAAGGTCAAATGCACCCAAGCTGCCATACCGGCATATTGTTTTTAAGTAACGCTGCTGCTCTGCCCCGGTGCTGTTCAGAcgtggctgctgctctgcttcattCTGCAGAGTGCTGACACTGGTTACACTctcagagaaaattattttagtaaatGAAATTCAGGGGCAGAGCGTTTTTCTCTAATAACAGAATTTCAAACTAAGCTGTCTCAGCAGGGATCAGAGGGTTGCAGTACCTCTCCTGTGAGGGAAAGCTGatagagctgggcttgttcagcctggagaaggctaaggagacactttttttttttttgtggcattTCAGTTCTTAGAAGAAGCCTTTGAGAAAGTTGAGAggctttttagcagggcctgttacATTAGGATGTGGGATAagggttttaaactaaaaagaggagaaattcCAGCATGATGTGAAGCAAAAAATCCTTATATTGAGAGTGGTgcaatactggcacaggttgcctggagTGGTGGTGAATGCGCCATTCCTGGAGACactccaggccaggctggatgtgtttCTGGGCAACCAGGTGTAGTTGAAGATGtgcctgctcattgcaggggggttggaccagatggtCTTTGAGGatcctttcaacccaaactattctgtgattctacaaaaAACACGCAGTCTTCCTGCACTCTCTGCTTGCCCATGTCCCCCCAGGCTCCCCATGTGCATTGCTGTCTGCCTGCAGTCAAAAGCATCACAGTAATGCAAAGTCTGGATCTACTCAGATTCACCTGTCAAATTCTCACATGCCAGTCTATTGTGCATCATCAGGAGACTGACAATCTATATGCAGTTTTATCTTAGTTTTGGGGAAAATAACACatagaaagagaaatttaagaaatctgttttttgaagaaaattgaagcaacattttcttttaatcacgAGTTCAACACCTTGTTGTCTCAAAATATCACCAAGTTCAGAAATTGGTGATAAAGCAAATTTATTTACTCCTTGATTATAGAATTAATTTTGTCTAACAGCTCTTGGTAAACATACGTATTTGTCTGGCATGCTAGACCTCACTTCTCACTCCTACTTCCAGTTTACTGACCAAAAATGTAGTTATTACAAAATGCAGCTGTCTGGGCCTGCCACAATGAACAGCGGGCAGTTGAGCCCCTGTAATGTGGTGCTTATTGTCCAGAATAAAGGATCCTGCCATGGCACAAGCGCCAGAGCAGTGAAACTGttcagctgctgcatttccacTCCTGGACAAAGCAGGCTTGTACAGTTCTCTCAGTGTTAATTTATCCTCACTTATTTCCTGAGCGTGGACTCCCACTGCCTTTATATGCTGGGAGGCTTTTGTCCTCTGCTAAGTTTGAAGGATGggacaaaaagccattttgaCTTTAGCATCATTGTTTCCAGACACATTAAAGTGTGGCCCAGGCTGTTCACTCagtggttttcttttggttggTGATTTCTATCACAGAAATAACACTGAAGGCAGAggtctttgctcatattcagTCTATCGGTTTAGTCCAT
Proteins encoded:
- the RPL37 gene encoding large ribosomal subunit protein eL37, whose amino-acid sequence is MTKGTSSFGKRRNKTHTLCRRCGSKAYHLQKSTCGKCGYPAKRKRKYNWSAKAKRRNTTGTGRMRHLKKVYRRFRNGFREGTTPKPKRAAVAASSSS